Genomic window (Streptomyces sp. SLBN-31):
CCATGGTTCGGCTCCAAGCCCGAGCGCGGCGACGTCGTCGTCTTCAAGGACCCCGGTGGCTGGCTCGCGGGCGAGCAGACCACCACGACGAAGGACGACCCCGTCGTCGTCAAGCAGATCAAGGAAGGGCTCACCTTCATCGGCCTGCTGCCGTCGGCCGACGACAAGGACCTCATCAAGCGGGTCATCGGTGTCGGCGGTGACCACGTCAAGTGCTGTGACGCGCAGGGGCGGGTGACCGTCAACGGGGTGCCCCTGACCGAGGGCGACTACCTGTATCCCGGCAACGCACCGTCCACTCAGCAGTTCGACATCACGGTCCCCCAGGGGCGGTTGTGGGTGATGGGCGACCACCGTGGCAACTCCGCGGACTCCCGCGCCCACATGAACACCGCGTACGGCGGCACCGTCTCCGTCGACTCCGTGGTGGGGCGGGCGAAGGTCATCGCCTGGCCCCTCGGGCACTGGACCTCGCTCGACGAACCTAAAACTTTCGCTTCCGTTTCCAACTCCGTGTCGGGGACGACCGCGACGCCCGAGCTGTCGCATAGGGTTGCCCCAGACGATCTGAAGACAGCGATCCAGCTCCCGAGCCCTGCGGAACTCCCGCTCGTTATGGGAGTGGTGGGCCTGCGCCGCGCATGGGGCAGGCGGCGGCACGGAGTAAGGAGTTGGCGTGGGGGATGTGGCGGTTGGCGCACGGTCCGGACACGACGGCGAGGAGCATCGCGGGCGCCCCGCGGAAGCCATCCCGGCCGCGGACAGCGCCGTGACCTCCGGGAGTGACTCCGGTACCGGCGAGGACGGCACCGTGCCCGGCGAGCAGACCAGGACGGACGGCGACGGGCCGGGCGACTCGACGCCCAGGGCGAAGAAGCAGCGCTCCTTCTGGAAGGAGCTGCCCATCCTGATCGGCATCGCGCTGGTCCTGGCGCTGCTGATCAAGACCTTCCTCGTGCAGGCGTTCTCGATCCCCTCGGACTCGATGCAGAACACCCTCCAGCAGGGCGACCGGGTCCTGGTCGACAAGCTCACCCCCTGGTTCGGCTCCGAGCCCGAGCGCGGCGAGGTCGTCGTCTTCCACGACCCCGACAACTGGCTGGCCGGTGAGCCCACGCCCAACCCGAACCCGGTGCAGAAGGTCCTCAGCTGGATCGGCCTGATGCCGTCCGCGGAGGAGAAGGACCTCATCAAGCGCGTCATCGGCGTCGGCGGCGACACGGTCTCCTGCAAGGGCACCGGCCCGCTGAAGGTCAACGGCAAGGCGCTGGACGACAAGTCGTTCGTCTACGCCGGCAACACCCCGTGCAGCGTCGACGACCAGGGCGGGCAGTTCTCCGTGAAGGTCCCCAAGGGCTACATCTGGGTCATGGGCGACCACCGCCAGAACTCGCGCGACTCCCGTTACAACCAGAACGACAAGCACCACGGCATGGTCCCGGTGAAGGACGTCGTGGGCCGCGCCATCGTCATCGCCTGGCCGCTCAACCGCTGGGACACCCTGCCGATCCCGGACACCTTCGACCAGACCGGCATCAACGACAAGTCCTCGGCCTCCGCCGCCCTCACGGTCGCGCCGAACGCCGTCGCCCTCGTCGGCGTCGTGCCGGTCGCGCTGTGGCGTCGTAGGAAGGCCTCGGCGGCCGAGACCCGCTGAGCGCGTCCACGGATTCGCCGCGCGGCGGCTTGGTGAAGCCCTGGTGCAGTTGTGACCGGGGTGCGGCCCGGAGGGGCTGACCGGGTCAGGTACCGCCGGGTAGGGTGCGGGTCCATGGGTGGCGAGAGCACGACACGTACGGCACCGCGCAGCGGTGGCAAGAGCACGGGCCCGGTGGGCAGCAAGGCCGGACAGCGACTGTCCGGACTGGCCGTCGCACTGGGCATCGTGCTGTTCCTCGGCGGCTTCGGCTGGGGAGCGGTGGTGTACCGGCCGTACACGGTGCCCACCACCTCGATGACACCGACCATCGACGCCGGTGACCGGGTGCTGGCCGAGCGCGTCGACGGCGGCGAGGTACGCCGGGGCGACGTCGTCGTCTTCAACGACAAGAGCTGGGTGACCAACGCCTCCGTGGTCAAGCGCGTGGTGGCCGTCGGCGGTGACACCGTCTCCTGCTGCACCGACGGCAAGCTGACCGTCAACGGCAAGCAGATCGACGAGGGGTACCTCAAGGGCGGCGCCGTCGAGGACAAGAAGATCCCGGCCGTGAAGGTCCCCCAGGGCCGCCTGTTCCTGCTCGGCGACGAGCGCTCGGGCTCCCTGGACTCCTCCGCCCACCTCAGCGACGCCGCCCAGGGCACCGTCGCGCGCTCCGCCGTGACCGCCCGCGTGGACGCCGTCGCCTGGCCCATGAAGGGCATGCTGGAGCGCCCGACCGGCTTCGAGACGCTCGGCGCGCTGTCCACGCCGGGACCGCTGCGGGTGATCGCCACCCTCATCGTCGTCGGGGGCGTCCTGGTCCTCGGTGGCGGGGCCTACGGCCCGATCGCCAAGCGGCTGGGCAACCGCCGCGCCCGCACACGGACGGAGCCCGTGGGTGCCCGCTGAGGCGACCGACGCGCACGAGGACTCCTCCCCGGGCGGACTGCGCAGGGTCGCCCGGGTCGTCCTGCTGGACCCCGAGGACCGCATCCTGCTGCTGCACGGCCACGAGCCGGACGATCCGGCCGACGACTGGTGGTTCACGCCGGGCGGCGGACTGGAGGGCGAGGAGAGTCGTGAAGAGGCCGCCTTGCGGGAACTCGCCGAGGAGACCGGAATCACCGAGGTCGAGCTCGGACCGGTGCTGTGGCGGCGGATGTGCTCGTTCCCGTTCGCCGGACGACGCTGGGACCAGGACGAGTGGTACTTCCTGGCCCGTACGGACCGGACGGAGACGCGGGCCACGGCCCTGACGGAGCTGGAGCGGCGCAGCGTGGCCGGTGCGCGGTGGTGGACGTGTGCGGAACTGAGCCGGGCACATGAGACGGTGTATCCGACCAGACTCGCCGAGCTGCTGAGCCGGCTGCTCGACGAAGGTCCCCCGGCCAGGCCCGTGACCCTCGATCCGGAAGTCGTTCAGTGACCCGGA
Coding sequences:
- the lepB gene encoding signal peptidase I, with protein sequence MGNRGKPRRPEPSGGGHGTYGTENLLPTGSRRASGPASGSAPSGGRTRAERRKLQRKVKRKRRRSAVKEIPLLVGVAVLIALVLKTFLVQAFVIPSGSMEQTIRIGDRVLVDKFTPWFGSKPERGDVVVFKDPGGWLAGEQTTTTKDDPVVVKQIKEGLTFIGLLPSADDKDLIKRVIGVGGDHVKCCDAQGRVTVNGVPLTEGDYLYPGNAPSTQQFDITVPQGRLWVMGDHRGNSADSRAHMNTAYGGTVSVDSVVGRAKVIAWPLGHWTSLDEPKTFASVSNSVSGTTATPELSHRVAPDDLKTAIQLPSPAELPLVMGVVGLRRAWGRRRHGVRSWRGGCGGWRTVRTRRRGASRAPRGSHPGRGQRRDLRE
- the lepB gene encoding signal peptidase I; the protein is MGDVAVGARSGHDGEEHRGRPAEAIPAADSAVTSGSDSGTGEDGTVPGEQTRTDGDGPGDSTPRAKKQRSFWKELPILIGIALVLALLIKTFLVQAFSIPSDSMQNTLQQGDRVLVDKLTPWFGSEPERGEVVVFHDPDNWLAGEPTPNPNPVQKVLSWIGLMPSAEEKDLIKRVIGVGGDTVSCKGTGPLKVNGKALDDKSFVYAGNTPCSVDDQGGQFSVKVPKGYIWVMGDHRQNSRDSRYNQNDKHHGMVPVKDVVGRAIVIAWPLNRWDTLPIPDTFDQTGINDKSSASAALTVAPNAVALVGVVPVALWRRRKASAAETR
- the lepB gene encoding signal peptidase I, with translation MGGESTTRTAPRSGGKSTGPVGSKAGQRLSGLAVALGIVLFLGGFGWGAVVYRPYTVPTTSMTPTIDAGDRVLAERVDGGEVRRGDVVVFNDKSWVTNASVVKRVVAVGGDTVSCCTDGKLTVNGKQIDEGYLKGGAVEDKKIPAVKVPQGRLFLLGDERSGSLDSSAHLSDAAQGTVARSAVTARVDAVAWPMKGMLERPTGFETLGALSTPGPLRVIATLIVVGGVLVLGGGAYGPIAKRLGNRRARTRTEPVGAR
- a CDS encoding NUDIX hydrolase yields the protein MPAEATDAHEDSSPGGLRRVARVVLLDPEDRILLLHGHEPDDPADDWWFTPGGGLEGEESREEAALRELAEETGITEVELGPVLWRRMCSFPFAGRRWDQDEWYFLARTDRTETRATALTELERRSVAGARWWTCAELSRAHETVYPTRLAELLSRLLDEGPPARPVTLDPEVVQ